Genomic segment of Ignavibacteriales bacterium:
CCGGAAACACTTGCGTTTGTTGCAAGTCCGGAATTAGTTACAGCTCTTGCAATTTCCGGAAGTCTTTCATTCAATCCGGTAACAGATTATTTAGTAAACGGGAGCGGCGAACAAGTAAAACTCGATCCTCCATTCGGTGATGAACTTCCTTCTCACGGTTTTGAAAAAGATACTGAAGGATTTATCGCTCCATCAGATGACGGATATAAAACAAAAATTATAATTGATCCGAAGAGTGAACGTCTGCAATTTATGGAACAATTCAAACCATGGGATAAAAAAGATTTTGTAGATCTTCCTTTACTGTTAAAAGTAAAAGGTAAGTGCACTACAGACCATATTTCACCGGCAGGTGCATGGCTCCGCTTCCGTGGTCATCTTGATAACATTTCAAGAAATATGTTCATTGGTGCAATCAATGCTTTTACAAATAAACCGGGCGAAGCTAAAAATCAATTCACCGGAGAATATAAACAAGTGCATGAAGTTGCGCGTGACTACAAAGCAACCGGTAACGGCTGGATTGTAGTTGGTGATGAAAATTACGGTGAAGGTTCATCACGTGAACACGCAGCGATGGAACCAAGATTCCTCGGCGGAAAAGCAATCATAACAAAAAGCTTTGCACGTATTCATGAAACTAATTTAAAGAAACAAGGAATGCTTCCACTTACTTTTGCAAATCCGGGCGATTACGATAAGATTCAAGAAGATGATAAATTAAGTTTAGTCGGATTAAACGAGTTCGCTCCGGAAAAACAATTGAAACTAATTGTTAAACACAGCGATGGTTCTGCTGATGAGATCATGCTAAATCATTCATTCAACACTGGACAAATAGAATGGTTCAAAGCGGGCGGCGCGTTGAATTTGATAGCTAAGAGTTTTCAGCGGTCAGCAGTCAGCAAGAAAAAAGTTAGTGAGAAGAAAAGAATAGTTGAGAAGCCAATTGCTAAGAAGAAACCGGTTGTGAAAAAATCTGTTGCTAAGAAAAAAGTAGTTAAGAAGAAAACGAAAAATGTGAAAGGTCAAAAAGCAAAGGTGAAAAGTAAAAGTTCGAAGAAAACAAAATTGGTTGTAAAGAAAAAAGTAGTTAAGAAAAAGTTAAAAAAATAATTATTACAAGATAGAAGCTAGAAATTCTAGCTTCTATTTTTTCACCTTTCACATTAAAATCAATTTCTTCTCCACACAATTTTGTCCCCATCTTTAATTCCAATTTTATCACAGTATCCGGCATTAACTTCTACAACATATTGAGCAGGCTTAACGGAAGGAAGTGATTTGTCATCATACGGTTTAGCGTTTTTTGCGATGTGAACAATTTCCATCTTTGAATTAACATAAATAATATCGAGCGGAAGAACTGTATTATGCATCCAAAATGCTTGCGGTGCCTCACTGTCAAAAATAAATAACATCCCTTGATTCTCACCCATCTTATCGCGGAACATTAATCCTGTTTGTCTTTGCTGTTCATCATCTGCAATTTCAATTTCTATCTGAGCGATTGAATCACCGTTGGGATTTGTGAATGAAAGATCACCTTCTTTTACAAATGAGTATGCTGTATTTTTGCCCACTGCTTTTTCCAGATCATTATTTTTAGATTCATTATTAACTAGTACGTTCGATAAGATGAAATATGCAATAAATGATATTAATACAACGACAACGGTAATCTGCATCCATAAATTTTTTCTGGATTGTTTTTTCGACAATTGAGTTTTGTTCTTCGACATTTGATTTGATCTATTAGTTAGTGGTTAAACTAATCAATGATTTTTAATGTTCCCGATTAATTATATATAACCGATTTAATTTTACAACTTCAACTCAACTTCTCTATTGGATGATCTAAAATTTATTTTTAATGATTGGTAGCCGGACAAATTTTTCCTGAGCGATAAAATATTTTTACCGGGTAAAACATTTTCAGCTAAAATAATTTCATTCTCTTTTCCTTTCGTTCCAAAGATTTCAATTTTTTCTTTTTCTTTTGTGAAGAGAAGAATCTTTGAGTTACCGTATTGATCTTTAAGTAATACCGGTTTTGCCAGAGTATCATCAAGTTGAGCAAGCGAATTTAACTCCGGAAATTTTATTTCTATTACGTTGGATGATTCAATACTCTCATTCCATAATTTACTAACCGATTTTAACGTGTAGTAATAATTAACTCGTCGCGGTCTATCTATTGCAAGTGTAACAGATGTTCTATCAGCCGGAATAACATCGAACAGATAATCCGGTAGAAGTTCTGAATTAGAATTTGGCAGACTGTACAAAGCAAAATAGCGGACGCTATCGCTTTGAGATTTCATTAATTGAAAATTCCAGCTTAGAGAAAATAAATTTTTATTTGTTTCGCTTTTTTTGAAATTCAATTCTGTTGGCGGATCCGGATATATTCCATCAAGCCACGTCATAGCAGCGGGATAAGTTTTGTACTGAAACGAATCGAATTCAACATCCTTAATATTTTGATAACGGAAAAATGCTACACCGCCGGCATTGATCGTGCGGGCGTATTGTATCATTGCATTAATTTCAGATTTTACGTTTGGTTTGTATGCTCCAATTCCAAGTATGATGCTTCTGCCAAAAGAATTTTCAGTCCATTCTTTTGCAACTAATCCGAAGCGCGGATTATCATCGAATCCCCAATAGATTTGCGGTGCTAAATAATCAACCAATCCGCGTTTAAGCCATTCACGGGAATCTTGATAAACTTCCGAATAGCCTTCCCAGCCAGCTATTCCATTTTCATTTTTAAAAATTCCGATCGGCGCTACACCAAGTTTTACAAAATGTTTTACTGCTTTGATTTTTTTATTAATAAGTTCAACAAGATTGGTTATGTTTTTTCTTCTATATTCATCGCGCGATAATCCTGTTCCGTGAACACTGTAAGAAAACTCATCTTCAAAATTTTTCCCCGGATAACGGATGAAATCAAGGTGAACTCCGTCCACATCATATTTCTCAACCATTTCTGCGATCATATCAGAAAGATATTCGCGAACTTCGGGAAGTCCGGGATCGAGCCAATAAGATTTTTGTCCGTCACGTACGTCTCCAATAACCCACTCCGGTTTACGTTTAGAAATATGATTTGGATTATTCAAAATATTTAATTCAGTTCCGCTGAAACATTTTATGCAATTGATCCAAGCATGAATTTCCAGTCCGCGTTTATGCGCCTGCTCGATTGCGAACTGAAGAGGATCGTAAGTTCCCTCCTGATCAACTTCGCCGGTTATGTATGGAGAGTAAGGGTCAAATGACGACTGGAACAAAACAGTTCCGTTAAAACCGGCTTGGAAAAAAACTGTGTTGAGATTTTTCGATTTGATATCATCGAGGATCTCCATGAGAGCTTGTTTTTGTTTTTCCTGGTCGAAAGTAGGAGGAGGCCAATCCAATCTGAAATTTGTTGCAACCCAAACGGCACGAGTTTCTCTTTCAGTTTGAGCAGTAATGCTTTGGAATGTAATTAACAAGAATATGAGAGGCAGTAGAAATGAAGAAAGGAATTTTATTTCTTTTAATTTATTTATACACATAGGAAGATTATGCTACTTTTTGAAATAACCGATTCCCTGTTGAATTGATTGAAGCACTTCACTTTCTTCAGCTTCAACGTCAACTAAAATTTCTCCGATCGAATTTACCAAAACAAATTTAATTTTATTATTGAGACTTTTTTTATCACGTTTCATAATTTCATAAATATGATCTGTATCAAAATTATTTATTGAAATATAATTTCTCAATAAAAGAGGAAGCTGTAAATATTCTTCAAATAGTTTTTTATCTAAGATCTCCATTCTCCGGGAAAGATCTAACGCGCAAACTAACCCGACTATAACAGCTTGTCCGTGTTTGATCCGGTAATTTTGTTCAATCTCAATGGCATGGGCAAATGTATGACCTAGATTTAAAATCTTTCGTAAGCTGCCCTCTCTTTCATCGGCAGCAACAATATCTCCCTTAAATGCGATACACGATTCAATAATTTTTGATGTGAATGAGGAATCAAGTTTGATCAGCTTAAATAAATTATTTCTCATTGCAACAAAAAATTTCTGATCTATTAAAAAAGCATATTTTAATATCTCCCCGATTCCGCAAATGATCTCTTCTTCCGGTAGGGTTTTCAAAAATCCAGTATCAATTAAAACAATTTCGGGCTGATAAAACGTTCCTATAATATTTTTTGTGTCGCTAAAATTAATCCCGGTTTTACCACCGATAGAACTATCAACAGCGGCAAGAAGGGTTGTAGGAATTTGTATGAACTGAATTCCTCTTGCAAATGTTGAAGCAACAAAACCGGCAATATCACCCGTTATTCCGCCGCCAATAGAAAGCATAAGAGTATCGCGCCCAAATTTTTGTGATATTAAATCGCTATACATTTTATCGGCAGACGAAAAACTTTTATTAGATTCATCAGATATAAATTCATGGATGAAGTACTTCCCGGGGAAATTTGAAACGAATCGGATTATTTTGGTCCTGTGTAACTCCAGAACTTTCCGGTCTATTACAATGAATAAATTCTTATTCGATTTCTTTGATAGAATAATTTTTTCCAACCGGTCGAATAAATGCTGTTCAATCAAGACGGAATATTCTTTGCCGGGTATATTAACTTCAACTTTTTTCATTAAAGAGAGCCATTATTTTATTTGCGGTTTTATCAACTGTTCTTCCGATCGGCTGCATATCTGTTTCAATGATAAGATCGGCTTTTTCATAATATTCTCTTCTCTTTTCCAAGAGTTCTTTTATCTTTTCCAGAAAATCTTCTTCGGATTTTTCGCCCAATACAAGATCTCTAAACAATGGGCGATCAATTTTATTTTTCAATCTTTTATATAAAGTATTTGCTGATACTTTTAAGTAAATAATCTTTCCTGTAGATTGCAAAAGATCAAAATTAATTTTATTTGTCATTGTACCGCCGCCAAGTGAAATTACAACACAATCTTTTTTTGAAAGATCTTCCAAAATTCCGTGTTCAACCTCGCGGAAGTATGATTCCCCTTCCTTTTCAAAGATCTCAACTATTGTCTGTTTTTCTTTTTCTTCAATTTCCTTATCTAGATCAAAAAACTCCATGCCAAGTACATTTGCAAGAATGGGACCAAGCGTACTTTTCCCGCTCGTCATAAATCCGGTAAGATAAATTCTCTTTTCGTTCATATAAATTGTTAATTACTAACATTTGATATATAATATAAAGAATACGGATGGATAATTTTAAAGAATGTTTTAGGAGAGGATAGAACAGATAACTATAAATTGATTACAGCGCCTATAGCAAATGTAATTCCATCAATATTAACTTTTGAAGTAAACTTTTCTGCCGGTAAAATAAATGATCTTCCATTATAGTTAACTGTTGTGCCGGAATATTTACTTTCCATTCCAAACTCCGGATCTCGAAACCGCATCTGTGTCCGGACTGATAAGAACTGATTAACTAAATAATCCATTCCGACAGACACCTGAATTCCATAGCCGATTTTTTTACTTTCGTTTGAAATAGACACATCTCCCAATTCACGAATCTGTTCGCCGATATATAACCCAAAACCTCCGCCCATATAAAATTTAAATCGTTCAGTTGAAAATGGAATTAAATAATATACCGATAATTCAATCGGAATCATTTTATAACCATCTTTCATTGATGCTCTAATTCCGCCAAGATTAATACTGTTATCGAAAGTTTTTTTTATTGATTCCGAACCTAAACCAAGAATAATAGATTCTGAAATTTGATAGCGGACATCTATAGAATAACTATAAATATCATCAAGAGTCTGATGTACTCCTCTCAATATCAGATCGGGAGAATCAGGCTGTAAAAAAAGTTGGGAAGTAGTTGTATAATTTAGATTAAATGAAATTCCAAAATCTTTTCCGTTTGCCTGTGCGGAAGAAATGATCGGTAGAATGGAAATGAGAAATAATATTTTT
This window contains:
- a CDS encoding DUF192 domain-containing protein, producing the protein MSKNKTQLSKKQSRKNLWMQITVVVVLISFIAYFILSNVLVNNESKNNDLEKAVGKNTAYSFVKEGDLSFTNPNGDSIAQIEIEIADDEQQRQTGLMFRDKMGENQGMLFIFDSEAPQAFWMHNTVLPLDIIYVNSKMEIVHIAKNAKPYDDKSLPSVKPAQYVVEVNAGYCDKIGIKDGDKIVWRRN
- a CDS encoding family 10 glycosylhydrolase — translated: MCINKLKEIKFLSSFLLPLIFLLITFQSITAQTERETRAVWVATNFRLDWPPPTFDQEKQKQALMEILDDIKSKNLNTVFFQAGFNGTVLFQSSFDPYSPYITGEVDQEGTYDPLQFAIEQAHKRGLEIHAWINCIKCFSGTELNILNNPNHISKRKPEWVIGDVRDGQKSYWLDPGLPEVREYLSDMIAEMVEKYDVDGVHLDFIRYPGKNFEDEFSYSVHGTGLSRDEYRRKNITNLVELINKKIKAVKHFVKLGVAPIGIFKNENGIAGWEGYSEVYQDSREWLKRGLVDYLAPQIYWGFDDNPRFGLVAKEWTENSFGRSIILGIGAYKPNVKSEINAMIQYARTINAGGVAFFRYQNIKDVEFDSFQYKTYPAAMTWLDGIYPDPPTELNFKKSETNKNLFSLSWNFQLMKSQSDSVRYFALYSLPNSNSELLPDYLFDVIPADRTSVTLAIDRPRRVNYYYTLKSVSKLWNESIESSNVIEIKFPELNSLAQLDDTLAKPVLLKDQYGNSKILLFTKEKEKIEIFGTKGKENEIILAENVLPGKNILSLRKNLSGYQSLKINFRSSNREVELKL
- the aroB gene encoding 3-dehydroquinate synthase, which codes for MKKVEVNIPGKEYSVLIEQHLFDRLEKIILSKKSNKNLFIVIDRKVLELHRTKIIRFVSNFPGKYFIHEFISDESNKSFSSADKMYSDLISQKFGRDTLMLSIGGGITGDIAGFVASTFARGIQFIQIPTTLLAAVDSSIGGKTGINFSDTKNIIGTFYQPEIVLIDTGFLKTLPEEEIICGIGEILKYAFLIDQKFFVAMRNNLFKLIKLDSSFTSKIIESCIAFKGDIVAADEREGSLRKILNLGHTFAHAIEIEQNYRIKHGQAVIVGLVCALDLSRRMEILDKKLFEEYLQLPLLLRNYISINNFDTDHIYEIMKRDKKSLNNKIKFVLVNSIGEILVDVEAEESEVLQSIQQGIGYFKK
- a CDS encoding shikimate kinase translates to MNEKRIYLTGFMTSGKSTLGPILANVLGMEFFDLDKEIEEKEKQTIVEIFEKEGESYFREVEHGILEDLSKKDCVVISLGGGTMTNKINFDLLQSTGKIIYLKVSANTLYKRLKNKIDRPLFRDLVLGEKSEEDFLEKIKELLEKRREYYEKADLIIETDMQPIGRTVDKTANKIMALFNEKS